Below is a window of Rhinoraja longicauda isolate Sanriku21f chromosome 10, sRhiLon1.1, whole genome shotgun sequence DNA.
TAGGAGTTTCAAAGAATGAAACATGATTTTTATCAAGAAACATAATTTGAGTTATTTGGACGAGTTCCATTTAATAGTTCTGCAACCATTTACATGGCAATCAGAATTTCATTGGCAATCAGTTAACTTCCAAAGGTAAACACAGAAGAGACATGGTGCATCATTGCAATATTATGGCATTCAGTATCAAAAATAGTGGTCTGTTTTTTTCTGATTTATCTTGAAAAACGAATTGTGCTGActaaaggggggaaaaaaacaagctTAGGAATGAAAAtcacaaactgcagatgttggaaatcacaAACAGAAGTATTTTTGTTTTTTATAGTTCAAGGTTAGGAAAATGTTTTTCTCAATTCTTCCACACAGGGTACTTTGAACTAATTTACGTCACTTGTGCTACAACGTCTGGGAGTGCAAATATACATGAGAATTTAAAAATATGGAACATCAGAAATCACATTATTGCAAGGACAGATATAAAGAGAAGCTTAAAGACCTTTTTAAAATTACAGCCTATGGTATTTTCAACAAAATTAATGTGGGACGTCCTCTGAAACTGGCATCTGCAAAAGACACCACTTAAGGGTCCCCATGCCAACAATGAAATTGATAAAATTAATGACATCGATTGCTTTCTTTGTAAAAGAGtaataatttaaagaaaaatatacAGAACTCAGCCTATCATTAAATATGAGTTATAAGTACTTGTAGTAGACTTGGTGTGTTATATCAGCTCCTGCTTTTGTCCTTAATTTTGGATGTTAAACTTCTGATATCATCTTTGCCATGGGGGAATAGGTCATGTGGCTAGGCATTTCCTCTTAGCAAGATATCAGACTGGGGCTCCGCCAGCATATTTAATAGCTGAGTTAACGGCAAGGATAGGAGCAAGCCAGGAGCAATCACAAACCTATGACCCTTACATCAGATGATGCATGATATTGagtaaggtagaagagagaaagaaaaatacaTATCTAAAACGATATACATAGGTTTTCAGTTCTAGGAGCAATAGTACAAAGCAAAATTCACAATACCTTGCAATTTCTGCACTGTGTGTGGTCCAGTTTTCATACGGATCGTCAACATCATTCACATTTTGTCTTGTTCTCCCTGAATTGGAAGACTGTGCTATACTGCTGTGGGTAGCTGTTGAGGCATGCAAGCGGTTGTGTTTAGGAGAAGTGTGATTTGAGTTATACTCCTCCTCTGAAGTAGAAGTGTAATCTGAAGTTTGTTGCCTCCATCTTGAGTCTTGTAAAACAATTAGTTTTGAACAAAGAAAAAGGTGATAAAAGAAGATAGAACAACCCAAGATTTAAACAAAAACAGATAATTCTTACAAATGGAGATTGTTCTGAAATTTGGAGATCAATTCGCACAGACCAGGTGTGAGCTTTTTAAAGAAAAGACAATTTTGCCTCCTTCTGTATATCCCATTTAAATCATCTTCCTATTTCAAAAAATGACATCACCACTGCTGTTTCAATAAACATCTGGGAAATATGAATGATTCCTTGGCCTTGGCCTTGGTAAGACCACTCTGGTACACCATAGCAAGGATGGAAACAACAGAAAGATATTAACAGCCACAGTAATGGCCTAAGACTGGATATGCATCACCAAAATATACAGGTTTaggtacaaaaaaaaacaaaatgggcAAATAGAATATTGTCGTTTTAACAACTTAAAATAGAATATTTGCTGTACCTGTAATACTACAAAGTTCTGGgaaatgttccttaaatgttccttctgggaccgcagctatttactatATACActaatgacttgaatgaagggattaaaagtaccattagcaaatttgcagatgatacaaagctgggtggtagtgtgaactgtgagaaagatgctatgaggttgcagggtgacttagacaggttgtgtgagtgggcggatgcatggcagatgcagtttaatgtggataaatgtgaggttatccactttggtggtaagagtaggaaggcagattataatctgaatggtgtcaagttaggaaaaggggacgtacaacgagatctgggtatcctagtgcatcagtcactgaaaggaagcatgcaggtacagcaggcagtgaagaatgccaatggaatgttggccttcataacaagaggagttgagtataggagcaaagaggtccttctgcagttgtacagggccctagtgagaccgcacctggagtactgtgtgcagttttggtctccaaatttgaggaaggatattcttgcaattgagggcgtgcagcgtaggttcactaggttaattcccggaatggcagcattgtcatatgttgaaagactggagcgactaggcttgtatacactggaatttaggatgagagaggatcttatcgaaacatataagattattaaggggttggacacgttagaggcaggaaacatgttcccaatgttggggagtccagaaccaggggccacagtttaagaaccatttagaacggagatgaggaaaaactttttcagttggagttgtaaatctgtagaattctctgccttggaaggcagtggagggcaattctctgaatgcattcaagagagagctagatagagctcttaaggatcgcggagtcagggggtatggggagaaggcaggaacagggtactgattgagaatgatcagccatgatcacattgaaaggtagtgctggcgtgaagggccgaatggcctactcccgcacctatatcCATTGTCTAAAAGTTCAGTTGGACTTGGAATGAGAGTAGCACCAGAATGTGATCTGGGCATCAACGATATGTTATAAAAAAGTTACTATTTTTTTGTATTTTGTACAAGTTATGGAGTGATTCAATTACGACTTTAGGATTTTGAAAGCAGCTGTGGGAGTAGATAGGCAAAAGTCTGGTTCACTGGAGGGAGTAAGACTGGAACACGAGAACATACCTTTAAATACAATCAACATGAATGGAAGATCATGGTTCTTTGAACCAAAATATTGACCATTTATTTTTCTGATGCTCTCTGGACTACTGAGATTTCTCTCATAACTTTGAAGCCAAGCAAAATAGGAAACATTTCTCTAAACTACTACTTCTAGTGGAATTCCTACGTGGAAGTAATAGGTGCTATCTGTGGCTGGTGTCTGCTTTCTTTTAAGAAGATCTGTATAAATCAATATCCACAATTCAACCAAGCAGTGTATTCCAAAACCTAACCATCCACTGAGTTAAAACAAATTTGTCCTCAAGTTACCtctggttcttttgccaattattttaaatctgtgcCATTTTTTAAACAGCTTCACCAAACATCCTCCAAGCTATCTCTGCTCGACATAGAACCGCTTCAGCTTCTTCAGTCTattcagctggcagagctgctgcttcacagtgccagaaacccgggttcaatcctgacctcaggtgttgtctgcatggagtttgcacctgtgaccatgtgggtttccccctgtgttctggtttccacccacatcccaaagtcatgtggattgcaggttaattagcatctgtgaattgcccctaatgtatagggagtgaatgagaaagtgggataacatagaactaatgtgaatgggtgatcaatggtgggcaTGAActcaggtgggccaaagggtctgtttccatgctatatctctaaactaaactaaataacttcTTTGCTCCGGCACTCTACATCTAAAGATAAAGTTCTGTTTCCCATTGTGTTATGAAACATCCTATTACCTTTAACATTTTGTACACAAATAACCCTGGGCTTCCCTATACATTTCTTTGAAAATTACATCAAACAATGCTTAGGAATCAATACAGTACTCTTAAGTCATGTTTCTGGGCCAATTATCATACTCGATAGCCATTGAATGGTATTATTAGTACAGGTATTGCAAATACtatatgtttttttattatgAATAGTAATGAGACACTAATCCTCTTGCCAAACaaatgaaatatatttttaaacaactGATAAACAACTTAAGCCAGCTGAGAAGTtaaataaaactttaaaatgcaGTTGAAGCACAAAACCCAAGTTTTAATCTCCATTTGTAAGAATCTGGTTAGAAAATGGTCAGGGACTTACAATTGATTAGTATATGAAAAAGCAAAACATTACTTCATCATGCTCAATAAGTACCTATGATTTTCTTTAGTGAGAGAATACCATGGCGTCACCAAAATAATAGTTATTAATAAACCTTGTGTTATGGTTAAGCAGATTTGTGTTAGTTTATCAGAGGTAATACGATTAGTAGTtagaatgcaaaataaaaactTAAGTCCTTTACAAGACATCTGCTAATACTAATCCTTTTTCAGTTAactaattcatttatttattcaatgAGTACTATAAAAATAATGCAATTACAAAGCTTATATGATAAATTTTATAAGCTGCTATATTGATgatatataacattattaaggcatttggattttttttgttaatttttcaTTAGGTTCATCTGTTTTACACCTCATTTAGAAGGTGAGAaacttgcatttttaaaaaactttacaaAAGCCTTTCCAAGCATAATCAATAATTGACAAAATATTTATTCACCTCTGAAATATCACTCTACCTGTTAACAAAAATCTCATAACATTTGTCTTGCAGCCCAAATTGCGAATGATAATTTTCAACATGACCCAGTTGTGGAAAACTATTCTTCCCCTTGGGTGTACTGACACATTTAAACCATTTGGAACCCACCACTGAACCATACCCAACAGGTGGCATAACAGTGCAgcaatagttgctgccttacagcgccagagacccgggtttgatcctgactacgggtgttgtctggacagagtttgtactttctcgctgtgaccatgtgggtttcctcctggtcctccagtttcctcccccaccacaaagatgtacaggtttgtgggttaattgggttctataaattgtccctactatgtATGACATTGCAGGTGTACAagacgatcgctggtcagcgcacactctgtgggctgaagggcctgttttcacgctgtaatgctaaagtctaaagattttaAAAGCATCTCAAATCATAGATGAGATGATTAAGCATACAAATTAAGTATCACAAAGGTTGAATATCATTTCATAGAGCTGTTGGTCAGACTAGCATTGCTTTGGAAAGTAAATTCTGTTTGAGGATAGGGAGACTCAGGTTAATCTCAGACTATGCTTGCTGACTTTCAGCAAGATGAAGGCAGGGAAGGCTTTGGATTTTAGCTTTACGAAGAAAATTGGCTTGTTTTTTATCATGAGGGAAGATAGATAGCAAGTGCCTTTTATTTGATACATTGACGAAAACTCTCTGGATTGACTAAACCATAAATGTGTTATAAAAATAGGATTATTGTGATAGTCTTATAGATGTAGTTTGTGCTTTTTAGACCTACTTTTAATATCTGGAAGAGTGAAAAAGCTCTCCAATTTTCACATTAATCGAATGCAAGTAttttttctgcctgttcatgaatTCCTTATGAGGGTCTTAAAGCTTCACATTGATCTGTTCATTGATATAGTGATGGGTGTGTCAGCAAGAGACATTTAGGTCTGGCCTCATTTGTCTTCAGAGAGTGCAGGGCAGCCCAAGAAGATTTTTTTCTGTTGAGGGAGACATTAAAGATGGATATAATTGGAAGGCTGCAAATCAAGAGCTACAAGGATATTGAGAAAAACAAAGGGCTAAAATCAAGTTTGCTGTAATTGTGAAGCACTTGGTTGGGAAGTCAGTAGATTCTGTACTTTGAAGACTTTGTGCAAGAATAAATAAGGACCAGGAGAGCTCATGATTGCTGATCCATTGGCATTGCCCCATGGTTCAGGATAGATGGTGTATAATTGTCAAGAACAGTCACCTCCAGCATCCTGCCAAGTTTGGGTGCTGTGTGGAAAAGAGTGAGGACATACAGAGAAACGTAGATACCAATACCATAGAATGAAGAAAGCTGAGAGAGGCATGGAGATTCAATGATGGGTGGTaccgtggcgcagtggtaaagttgctgccttcgagcgccagaggccctggttcgatcctgactgcaggtgctgtctttatggagtttcaacgttctccccgtgacctgcatgggttttctccaggtgctctggtttcatcccacactccaaagacgtgcaggtttgtaagttaattggctttggttaaattgtaaattgccctagtgagtaggatgtatggggtgatcgctggtcggcacagactcggtgggccgaagggcctgtttccacgctatatctctaaactaaattaaactacagaaTATCAAGAGATAAGAGTAACTACAGCCTCTGGAGGTCAAAATTATCAAGATAGAGAGAAATGAAATGGGGGGGAGGCACCAAGCATGTGGAAGGACTGAAATGGGAACAAAAACATCTCAGGGGGACTGGGTAAAAAAAACAAGTTGGACTCAGAGGAAAATACCTGGGTTAACGTCTGGAAAGTTGCATGTTATGGAGATTTGCTCATAAAGTTAAAACTTAGGTCTCCAATCAAAAACAGCCAACAATTCAATCATTTTTTAATAGCATTCAATGGAAATTATGTACTTCTGATATTCTTTTAGAATATACTCACTAGAAGTTGATTTTGTACCATTACCACGGCCTCTCGTCTGTTTCACTGTGCTTGTAGTAATTTTTCTGGATGCAGTTTTTGAATCAGTGCTGGTTGACTTGCGACTTGTAGCAGTTAAATCGATGCTTTTGATACTAAAGTTGCTCCTCAGCACTGAAGTTTCCGTGTCACTGTTTACAGTGAGTGAACCTGCTCGTTTCCGTGGCAGCGCCAGCATATCAAGCCGCGATAATTTCTTATCAGTCGGCTGCTTTGAAGAGGTTGAACTTGTggtggacaattctgaagccaacgAAGATTTGTCCACATCTGCACCCTCATTGTCTGAAGTATCCCCGAGGCGAGCGCGGCGCAGCAGAGATGCTCTGGTTGGCCTGGGCGTCGACAGGCTGTTCGATCGGGTTAGAGTTGTTTGCACTGAAGCTTTCTCTGTCTTGTTCAAATCCTCCTTTGTGCGCAGAGAACCAGAAAATCTTTTGCGCATTTGAGGTTTACTGGTCTGAGAGCGCTCCTGATCAGAAGAGACCGTGTCTGTCATTGGTAAATACGGAAGGCTGGTGGACCTCTCGTCGTCGGTGAAGTCTATGGAGCCACGCGATCCTGTGCTGCGTCTCAACTGAAAGCGCCGACTACTGTCCGATTTACTGGTTGAATCCAGAACCTGGGCTCGGCGCTTCTCCGACAGTCTTTCCCGAGCATTGGCCTGCTGTGGATGCCCTTGAACTGATGAGGCCGTTTTCCCTTTGTGCGCACCAGTTAGGTTTTTCTGTTTCTGCACAGAACTAGTTGTATTTTTACTTTTCAAACTTACAGAACTGGTCGTGTCATTATCTGATTCTCCAGAGTAGGAATCACCTTGGACATGGGAATTACTTTCTTGTTGACTAAAATGGAAATCTTGAGACTGGAGCTTTGCTTCTAAGGCTGCCATTGCATCTTCGGTATCCTTCAGAAAGAGGTGAGTGTCCTCTGTGCTTTCTGTCCTGTGGGAGCTTCTTGCATGATCTTTAACTGACATCTGGCTTGAAATAGTAGGTACTTTATAAGTTGCAGTATCAATACTTGGTCTGTCTTTAGTAAAACTTTCTTGCCTGATAACTGATATGCGAGAATCTCTTGTCGACATCTTTTTTCTTTCCTGTGAGGGACTTCTATTATTTATTCGAGTTGTTTTACTGGTGGAGCTACTTGTATCAATGCTTTCCTTAACAGTCTTATTGATATCCAGACCAGATGACCATCTTGTAGAGGATTGAACAGAAGACGATTTTGAGCTAAACTCTCGTTCTTTAGTCTTTTTTTCAAAGTTTGCTAATATCACTTTAGTTACTGAAGTTTCATTAGAAGGGCTTTCCAACATTTTTTCTTTTGTACTCTTGGAAGCAGGTTTCAAATCATGTTCTGAGAAGTATTTAGTGCCACTTGAATCTGAAAGCTCTTTGGCTGTACATTGTGTGTATGCATCGGTCACCTGTGGCCCTTCCTCAGATGTCCTCTGATCATTCCACGTCTGGTCTTGTGGCAATTTCCTAATGGCCCTGGAAATTCTATACTTCCTACCCTTCCCTTTTGCAACACGGGAAGagtcaataaatttatcatcatcgCTCAAACTGTCAGGCTCCAATTCTTTGTCTTCATGAATAAACAATTTTTCTTGAGGCTGTGGAAAGGACTGTAATTCCACTTCTAATTTCTTTATCGATTCAGAACTAGGAGGAGAACGTTGCTGTAGAAAGTCTTTTGCTTTTGGAGTATCAAGTTTTTCACTGGGTGGCAACTGTGGAAGTGTTCGACGTTTCCTTGATGACTGGCTGGTTGTTGACGCTGCATCTGAATCCAGGGTTTCAATGCTCTTGCTGTAGGTTCCAATATCAACTGTAGCTGCGTCTTCTACAATAGATAAatatggagagaagataagaatggaaAAAATTATGGTATTATCGCAACTTGGTCTGTCATCACTAACTTGAATACTCACTCCCTTGTTGAAGGTCCTGGAACCCAGTAACTGATACAGTGCCATTATAGCCATCAGCCAGGCTTGCCCATCTTGAGACCCACTTCTGAGATGCCTGGGATATGGGGCCGACTGGACGCACCTAGAATTTGTACCaagaagatacaaaatattgaatGCATCTGTGCAAAGCTATGCATGATAAATTATCTTAAATTCTCATTCATAGTGGGCCTAGAATCTCTCAAAAATGTATGGCTTTTCGTAAAATTGTAGTGCCACATGACTGGATGGAGGCCATCCTCTTTGTGGAGATGGGATTTTGTCTTGTGTTTATTCCCTGCAGCAGCATGCCAAGTTATTTTTCAGAGAGAACTTCAGCTATGTTGGTAAGCAGTCATAatgggagtcatagtcatagagtcatataacacgaacacaggtccttcggcccaaatcaTCTATGCAGACCTACATGCCCTATCTAAGCCAAttcaatttgcccacatttggcccattccccataaacctttcctatccatgttcctgtccatattttctgagtgaaaaagttgcctctcaggtttctattaaatcttgcccccctcaccttcaacctatgtcctctgtttcttgattcaacCCTGGGTAAAGACtgtgaataaagtcccagcctgcccaacctctcccaacagcttgggccctcaaatcctggcaacaaactcgtaaatcttctttgtatttTTCCATCTTAAAGACATCCTTCAAATTGCAAGGTGATCAAAACGGAACGCAATGCTACAAATGCGCCATCACTAACATCTTATCAACTGTAACGTTCATCCGGCATGTCACCCATGTTAAGACTCCAGTTTATCTGCTTAAATGGTAATGGTCAAGAAATAAATGTTGCCCTTAGAACCCCAGAGCCAGGCAGAACATTAAGTAATAATGGTAGTAGCATGAAGAAATTCCACAAAAAGCACACTACATGCACATCATGCAGGAAATACTATCCTATGCACCTTTTCTTGATTTTTTTTGCCTCCTGTTGAAGGACTACAAGGTTACCACTTTATTTTAATGGCTGGACACCCATAAACTAGACAAAGGTGACATCCGCTTTAATGGGGAGGGACGGGGACACTTGCAATCCAAGAAAACCAACTGTATTGTGAGTTTCCATAACACAAAGCCACTTCATCGGTGCGTGCTTCAAGAAATGAGAGttgaaaagagaaacaaaatgtattatttatatgGGCTTTTTCGTCACGTAAATTTCATGACAGCATTTTTTCGGTATCTCAGATCTTttggtagtgatttgtgaattatgCAAGAGTTAATTTTCATTCCCTGGCTATAACATGATGATTACCTGCATTgtaatacaaggaatttcattgcaccatgGTGTCTATGACAATAAGCTAATCTGATCTGACCATTACCTGTGGCACAGTATCAGAGCCAGTAATGGCTGTAGTGCGATACGCCTGTAATGTAGGTGTTTGCTGGTAAATGGTGCTAGCATTTTGAATACACACATTATCCTCATCCCTTAGTGTAGGAGAATCTTCACCACAGATTACAGGTCTATAAATTTCAGAGTTAATTCCGGAAAACTCAGATGATTCAAAAACACCAAACACCTGGTTAAAGACAAATAAGAGTTAATAAGCCACAGCTTTTCAAACAAGCAATATATTAATTTATTAACCACAAAGCCAAGTCGATTGATGGGAACAAAGGTTAAACATTTTGCGCTTACATCAGCATGCATCAAATTAATAAATGTATGAAGCAGTCATTTCTGGAACGATCTCATCATTTAAATTGACCTTATTGGCTCTGCTTTATGAAGTCACCTTGTTGATCATGTAATTGTATTGGTTGCTGTAGTTAATATTGTTTGTGCTTATTGGGTGATCCAGTTTTAATTATCTGAATattcaaataaaatatttttaaggcattctTTGAAATTGCTTAAAAAAATCAGGTTATTGAAAATACCATAAGGAATACGCTGACCCTTGAAAAGGTTTGAACTTTGCAAATTGGAATTTGTGATCTTAGCTATGTTGCCCTATTTGATGATCTGGGGAGTCTGGTAAGGATAgaaacaaaatcttttttttttaaaatcagccaTTCATAACAGAGCAATGTTGGAGAATGACTGGGAAGGTTTTTAGCCAGATTCCTATGCTGACAAGATACACAAGAGAGTAAAAGCATAGAAAATAATAAATGCCTCTAATCATGTCCAAAATATACATCtttgtgcaaattaattgaatcatGGGCTGACATTACAATTTTTTCACATGAGTTTCTATGTCAACCATTTTGTTCCTATATTTTTCTGAAATCCTATAAATCTCTCAGAAAGCATTCTCTTGATCATTTTTCACATATTCATTTCTAGTGATTTCTTTGAAATGGGCCTTCAGTTGGACAGATGATACAATATAGCAACATCCCAGGGTAGCATAGAAAAAAATTATTAAGTGTTGTGCAGCAACCAATCAGCATACAGGGGATGGAGGAATCCAACAGAAATAGGAGGTCGTTGATGCAggcactattgcaatgtttaagaaacatttagacatgtatatggatagggtaggtttagagcgatatgacaatagacaatagacaatagacaataggtgcaggagtaggccattcggcccttcgagccagcatcaccattcaatgtgatcatggctgatcattctcaatcagtaccccgttcccgcctcctcataccccctgactccgctatccttaagagctctatctagctctctcttgaatgggccaaatacaggcaggtaggattaggatagatggggtatgttggttggcaaggacaagttgggtcgaagggcccatttccatgctgtatgactctatatccaGAGTACATGGAAAAAGTGACTTAAAGTTACCCCCAGGTGAGACATTTAATTTATACAACAGCTAATAACCACCAACGATATTACTCAATCCTTAAAAATAGATTATTGTCATAATTCCACGATTAATTCCATCACTATCGCAATGCCATGAAGGACATGTATTACAAAAGTTTATTTCCATGCTCTTTCCTAGCAATTCGAAAGCAGATGATTGGGAAAAATTAGGTCACCactggattatggaattaaagacTATCGATTGAATCGGAAGATCATACTTTCTTTAAGTAGTAGTCTTTAACATGCATGTTTGTTTCTTACCTTATCTATCATCTTACGAGCTTCTTCAACCTCTTTGTCCTGAGCATCTGTTTCAATAGTATAAGTGCCAGTGTCACTTAAACTTTCTTGATCACCCTGTTTGGAGATTGGCTTTGCTGAATCAATTAGTTTCAAGGTTGCCTTTGTTGAAGTTGTTGGTGTTGATACTGGTGTTTCTGGTAAAGGTGCTGCCACTGGCACATGTGCAACTGGCACAGGAACAGGATCTGGAGGTTTTTCCACTTTAACACTTTTTGCAGTTTCTTTTAATAGTTCAGCAGCAAACTCCTGGCTGAGTTTActttttcgtcccacactcccaaagctCCGAAGTGAACTTTTGAAGCTTGAGGTAGCAGAGGCACTTAATCGTTCTTCAGTCTTTTCTCGCTTTAGAGAATTAGACCTTTGGGGAAGTGATGAACTAGCGGTAGATTTGTTCGTTTGCACTAAAGATTGTGCTTGCTGTACTGAAACTTTCTCACAGGTTGAAGTGCCTTTTCGTTTTTCCAGTTTAGCTCTCAGAGCAATATAAGAATCATTGTGCATGGCATTTGCGTTTTGTGTAAAAGAGTGTGCTCTACGTTTACGGGGATTATCATCGTCAAAGAATTCAATAACAAAGGCTTGCTGACCCATGGGCATATCTTGTTGGTCATGTTGGAGCTGACACATTTTACTATCACTGTAACTCGGCATTTCCATTGGAGGTGAATCCAGGGGCGAGTCTCCTTTATCCTGTTGTTTAGATACTATTTGATTCTCTGAATCACTTTGAGTGCCATCTTCATGTCTACAACCTAAGAAAAGCAAAGAAAAAGAATTAGCGCTCCTgttaaaaattaa
It encodes the following:
- the LOC144597293 gene encoding centrosomal protein of 170 kDa protein B-like isoform X1, which translates into the protein MSVTSWFLVSSCGSRHRLPKEMIFVGREDCELMLQSRSVDKQHAVINYETATDEHRVKDLGSLNGTFVNDVRIPDQMYVMLKVNDTIRFGYDSNMYMLEKSTHRVPEEALKHEKYTSQFQLHVKAAEDKKVEQSDVGEDQSSTKLASPRQNPEKTEKKDSATIRPTPLYGQPSWWGDDDVDNKGERSELKKTDSSKDHSKETLSNEQEINGNLNDYKDFEEKSVYSFRREPSYFEIPTKESQQPSKSPDCEVHEIPTKDTDTILSPRIKSHASFTIEFDDDTPGKMKIKDHVTKFPSRQRKAQQIEKGPVQGDVLSAENKVVDWLVQNDPSLMLKRQASRDIYSAKSDYQVQPKTLKGCRHEDGTQSDSENQIVSKQQDKGDSPLDSPPMEMPSYSDSKMCQLQHDQQDMPMGQQAFVIEFFDDDNPRKRRAHSFTQNANAMHNDSYIALRAKLEKRKGTSTCEKVSVQQAQSLVQTNKSTASSSLPQRSNSLKREKTEERLSASATSSFKSSLRSFGSVGRKSKLSQEFAAELLKETAKSVKVEKPPDPVPVPVAHVPVAAPLPETPVSTPTTSTKATLKLIDSAKPISKQGDQESLSDTGTYTIETDAQDKEVEEARKMIDKVFGVFESSEFSGINSEIYRPVICGEDSPTLRDEDNVCIQNASTIYQQTPTLQAYRTTAITGSDTVPQVRPVGPISQASQKWVSRWASLADGYNGTVSVTGFQDLQQGKDAATVDIGTYSKSIETLDSDAASTTSQSSRKRRTLPQLPPSEKLDTPKAKDFLQQRSPPSSESIKKLEVELQSFPQPQEKLFIHEDKELEPDSLSDDDKFIDSSRVAKGKGRKYRISRAIRKLPQDQTWNDQRTSEEGPQVTDAYTQCTAKELSDSSGTKYFSEHDLKPASKSTKEKMLESPSNETSVTKVILANFEKKTKEREFSSKSSSVQSSTRWSSGLDINKTVKESIDTSSSTSKTTRINNRSPSQERKKMSTRDSRISVIRQESFTKDRPSIDTATYKVPTISSQMSVKDHARSSHRTESTEDTHLFLKDTEDAMAALEAKLQSQDFHFSQQESNSHVQGDSYSGESDNDTTSSVSLKSKNTTSSVQKQKNLTGAHKGKTASSVQGHPQQANARERLSEKRRAQVLDSTSKSDSSRRFQLRRSTGSRGSIDFTDDERSTSLPYLPMTDTVSSDQERSQTSKPQMRKRFSGSLRTKEDLNKTEKASVQTTLTRSNSLSTPRPTRASLLRRARLGDTSDNEGADVDKSSLASELSTTSSTSSKQPTDKKLSRLDMLALPRKRAGSLTVNSDTETSVLRSNFSIKSIDLTATSRKSTSTDSKTASRKITTSTVKQTRGRGNGTKSTSNSRWRQQTSDYTSTSEEEYNSNHTSPKHNRLHASTATHSSIAQSSNSGRTRQNVNDVDDPYENWTTHSAEIARLSQDLAKDLAILAREIHDVAGDGDSLSSLPTTSTLGSTISAREEISKPSSRASHNSQLVQHIPEASLNFQKVPPESLGIRKDLDQNMNGSKDPDSKRRSWNREEVILDNLMWNSVSQLSQFIRENMEQTAAKIKILFRNKDRNWEEIEAKINSENEVPILKTSNKEISSIFKDLRRVQKQLDVINTIIDPDGSLDALTTNHLSPTSASAMKIKERTGNTMISSNDLPKSTTRMLMAYAHQGPNLSQMSSDADSIDSDSECNTQYTMVEPNMEDTITML